Proteins found in one Vallitalea guaymasensis genomic segment:
- a CDS encoding ABC transporter permease, whose product MHKSKNIISLIDQNRAILLLILLTCFSAIFAPNFANRMNLSTILISGCMLAIISVGFTLVFILAQIDLSIGATAQFCGMLCVGLQPELGWTLSLIIAVFAGALIGLFNGIVVVKFKIHSFIATIGTMTIIRGILHLYSDGGTKSIDNYSLGEFLETGQFPIWFIIIVIGAIILFVVLSRPDVKTIKGITTIVVPAVFIILWLTTKLFSPIVIITFIIISIGIFLVDHTRFGKGFYVVGGNPETAWLAGINKDMYIILGFVICGITASLAGSIFAMRLSSMTARFIFAQKALMTSLAAVIIGGTQLTGGKGNILKSYFGVLMFQVLFNMIGCFGLGFEIQIFINGLILAVVVFYEAYTNYRHELLKGQRPELLKEAQSIR is encoded by the coding sequence ATGCATAAAAGTAAGAATATTATTTCACTTATTGACCAAAATAGAGCGATATTATTGCTTATATTATTAACTTGCTTCTCAGCAATATTTGCTCCTAATTTTGCCAATAGAATGAATTTATCCACTATATTGATTTCTGGATGTATGTTAGCTATCATCTCAGTTGGATTCACATTAGTATTCATTTTGGCACAAATAGATCTATCAATTGGTGCAACAGCTCAATTCTGCGGTATGTTGTGTGTCGGACTACAACCTGAATTAGGTTGGACCTTGAGTCTAATCATTGCTGTTTTCGCTGGCGCCTTAATCGGATTATTCAATGGAATAGTAGTGGTAAAGTTCAAGATACACTCTTTTATAGCAACCATAGGGACTATGACTATAATTAGAGGAATACTCCATCTATATAGCGATGGAGGAACTAAAAGCATTGACAATTATTCATTAGGTGAATTCTTAGAAACAGGACAATTCCCCATATGGTTCATTATCATAGTTATCGGGGCCATAATACTATTTGTTGTTTTAAGCAGACCTGATGTGAAAACAATAAAAGGAATAACTACCATAGTAGTTCCAGCAGTATTTATCATATTATGGTTGACTACAAAACTGTTTTCACCAATAGTAATCATAACATTCATCATTATTTCAATAGGTATATTCTTGGTTGACCATACTAGATTTGGAAAAGGATTCTATGTAGTGGGTGGTAATCCTGAAACTGCCTGGTTGGCTGGAATAAACAAGGATATGTACATAATACTAGGTTTTGTGATATGTGGTATAACTGCCTCTTTGGCTGGTTCAATATTCGCAATGAGATTAAGCTCAATGACTGCTAGATTCATATTTGCTCAAAAAGCTCTCATGACATCTCTTGCAGCAGTAATAATCGGAGGTACACAATTAACTGGAGGTAAAGGAAATATACTGAAAAGTTATTTTGGCGTACTGATGTTTCAAGTGCTATTTAACATGATAGGCTGTTTTGGTCTTGGCTTTGAGATTCAGATATTCATTAATGGGCTAATTCTTGCAGTAGTGGTTTTCTATGAAGCTTACACAAACTATAGACATGAACTGTTAAAAGGACAGAGGCCTGAATTATTGAAAGAAGCACAGAGTATACGGTAG
- a CDS encoding sugar ABC transporter substrate-binding protein, with protein sequence MFKKCFSVILVMSLLVTLFVGCGSKEKEEKVEKTDSDKASVSDNTNNEKSNLEKSKEIDVFSIIGSDGQPLILPTEKKEVPDRPEDPKALAEEDAGHWWDIEYAGWTTKKENLPKSPADGAIGKKVVLLKAGDHPYWTAYVNGFTQIAEAYDIEVKILNGNWNMDLQSQQVDQAINEKPDAVIFAPVDATACAPLMRKINQAGIPIIASNTIPAEAAMKYCTAWTGPDDWGQFRMLAKYFADEMGKEGGYAIVRHMPGSSPYFARTFAPITELVDYAPDMKLLAMDTANLEAEATMQLVSDWITKYGDELKGLILAGDGFSMTGTEEALKNAGREDIVVVAAGNSKTGMDAVKNGVCSGITYQSAEGDGAIALFTAVRYFNGEEMDPVAYLPRHIITADDVDNYMPAQW encoded by the coding sequence ATGTTTAAAAAGTGTTTTAGTGTTATTTTAGTTATGAGTTTACTAGTTACTTTGTTTGTAGGGTGTGGTTCCAAGGAAAAAGAGGAAAAGGTAGAGAAGACAGATAGTGATAAGGCTTCCGTAAGTGACAATACTAATAATGAAAAGTCTAACTTGGAAAAATCAAAGGAAATTGATGTGTTCTCAATTATAGGTAGTGACGGTCAACCATTGATTCTTCCTACAGAGAAAAAAGAAGTACCAGATCGACCAGAAGACCCAAAAGCTTTGGCAGAAGAAGATGCAGGACATTGGTGGGACATTGAATACGCAGGTTGGACTACAAAAAAAGAGAATCTACCAAAGTCACCTGCAGATGGTGCTATTGGTAAAAAAGTTGTACTTCTAAAAGCAGGAGACCATCCATACTGGACAGCGTATGTTAATGGTTTTACTCAGATAGCAGAAGCTTATGATATTGAAGTGAAAATACTAAATGGTAACTGGAACATGGATTTACAATCTCAACAAGTAGACCAAGCGATTAATGAAAAGCCGGATGCTGTTATATTTGCACCTGTTGACGCTACAGCTTGTGCGCCACTCATGAGAAAAATCAATCAAGCAGGTATACCAATAATAGCTTCCAATACAATACCAGCAGAGGCAGCTATGAAATATTGTACAGCATGGACTGGACCAGACGATTGGGGACAATTTAGAATGTTGGCTAAATATTTTGCTGATGAAATGGGGAAAGAAGGGGGATATGCCATAGTAAGACATATGCCTGGTTCATCACCATATTTCGCTAGAACATTTGCACCAATAACTGAATTGGTTGATTATGCACCAGACATGAAATTACTAGCTATGGATACTGCTAATCTAGAAGCAGAAGCAACAATGCAGCTTGTATCTGACTGGATTACTAAATACGGAGATGAATTAAAAGGATTAATCCTTGCAGGTGACGGATTCAGTATGACAGGTACAGAAGAAGCTCTAAAAAATGCAGGAAGAGAAGATATCGTAGTCGTTGCAGCAGGAAATAGTAAAACTGGTATGGACGCAGTTAAAAATGGAGTATGTTCAGGTATTACATATCAATCAGCTGAGGGAGATGGAGCAATAGCATTATTTACAGCAGTTAGATATTTTAATGGAGAAGAGATGGACCCAGTTGCTTATCTGCCAAGACATATTATTACAGCAGATGATGTAGACAACTATATGCCAGCTCAATGGTAA
- a CDS encoding uroporphyrinogen decarboxylase family protein: MEKNDVVLKKLNRIKNAAKFSDKCDKIPVGEFFWTGFKNKCIDKWGKDFDPYLFFDLDYIPITPNMDPHIKSFEVIQQNGEDIYIRTGFEAIIHRSGDIVMPHYDSFSIKEPEEMAKFTFDDPADKRRFNNASDDQINGVGDVLLRDIPAWSERVDAYVDKLPVFGSVCEGYEYVWRIVGTENSLMWMLAEPESFEDFMKRIGEFLVGFTKAQIEEGNGRLSGMIIWGDVAYRNGMLFSPEAWRKYFKPITKQLIDICHANDLPVIYHGCGNASIIYEDMIELGLDFYNPLEAKADLDVVELEKEYRGRLGFCGNIDMRVLERNNLDEIKREVLYKMQAANTGGWIFQSDHSISNDVEPESYHHALKVVREYGEYPLDLDKIRAEIKRLDEKLNS; encoded by the coding sequence ATGGAGAAAAATGATGTTGTTCTTAAGAAGTTGAATAGAATCAAAAATGCAGCAAAGTTCAGTGATAAGTGCGATAAAATACCAGTTGGAGAATTTTTCTGGACAGGATTCAAAAATAAGTGTATTGATAAATGGGGAAAAGACTTTGATCCATACTTATTTTTTGATTTAGATTATATACCTATTACTCCAAATATGGATCCTCATATAAAATCATTTGAGGTAATTCAGCAAAATGGTGAGGACATATATATTAGAACAGGGTTTGAAGCTATTATCCACAGATCAGGAGACATTGTAATGCCCCATTATGACAGCTTTTCCATAAAAGAACCAGAAGAAATGGCTAAGTTCACTTTTGATGACCCTGCTGACAAAAGAAGATTCAATAATGCTTCTGATGACCAGATTAACGGTGTTGGAGATGTTCTTTTAAGGGATATACCTGCTTGGTCTGAACGTGTAGATGCCTATGTGGATAAACTGCCAGTGTTTGGTTCTGTTTGTGAAGGTTATGAATATGTTTGGAGAATAGTTGGAACAGAAAACTCATTGATGTGGATGTTAGCTGAGCCAGAATCATTTGAAGATTTCATGAAAAGAATAGGGGAATTCCTAGTAGGATTCACAAAAGCTCAAATAGAAGAAGGTAATGGAAGACTTTCCGGAATGATAATATGGGGAGATGTCGCTTATCGTAATGGTATGTTGTTCAGCCCAGAAGCATGGAGAAAATATTTTAAACCTATAACTAAACAATTGATAGATATATGTCATGCCAATGACTTGCCTGTTATTTATCATGGATGTGGTAATGCTTCTATCATCTATGAGGATATGATTGAATTAGGGTTGGATTTTTATAATCCTCTTGAAGCTAAGGCTGATCTTGATGTTGTTGAATTAGAAAAAGAATATAGGGGCAGGTTAGGTTTTTGTGGAAATATTGACATGAGAGTCTTAGAGAGAAATAACCTTGATGAGATTAAACGTGAAGTTCTATATAAGATGCAGGCTGCCAATACAGGTGGATGGATTTTTCAATCAGACCATTCAATCAGTAATGATGTGGAACCAGAGAGTTATCATCATGCGCTGAAAGTAGTTAGAGAATATGGAGAATACCCACTTGATTTAGATAAGATAAGAGCAGAAATAAAGAGGTTGGATGAAAAGCTTAACAGTTAA
- a CDS encoding L-rhamnose mutarotase produces MKRYGSVIKVRSEKLDEYKKLHRNVWLDVLKKIKECNIDNYSIYFKDGYLFSYYEYTGDNYEEDMAKMADDSVTQKWWELCKPCQEPLETREKGEWWADMEEVFHQD; encoded by the coding sequence ATGAAGAGGTATGGTTCAGTAATAAAAGTAAGATCAGAAAAATTGGATGAGTATAAAAAGCTACATAGAAATGTATGGCTAGATGTATTGAAGAAGATAAAAGAATGTAACATAGATAACTATTCCATTTACTTTAAAGACGGATATTTGTTCAGCTATTATGAATATACTGGAGATAATTATGAAGAGGATATGGCTAAGATGGCAGATGATTCTGTTACGCAGAAATGGTGGGAACTATGTAAACCATGCCAAGAGCCTTTGGAGACGAGAGAAAAAGGAGAATGGTGGGCTGATATGGAAGAAGTATTCCATCAGGATTAA
- a CDS encoding uroporphyrinogen decarboxylase family protein, translated as MTSRERILAAINHKQPDKVPVDLGATPSSNISAIAYNNLKKKLDIKKGHTRVYDVVQQVIIPEDDIIDRFSVDVVDLGRVYNEKDEDWYDYTLADGSTAQYPKWFQPKKEVDGSYTAYHSDGTLIAKMPQGATFFDQTIFPYIDGYPDNYKDIDKAMDKVLWSYLVHSPWDHAGQPDFWENLRKKAIDLRNSTDKAIMIVCGCNLLEWGTFLRRIDNFLMDCYIDQVNVEKLLDKLMEIHLNTLEKVCESVGDIVDILRFGDDLGMDSGPLIGPDVYRKLFKPRHTMLCEYVHKHSNMKTFLHSCGSIYSLLPDLIEAGYDVINPVQTTANGMDPAILKKEFGKDITFWGGGCNTRWVLNRGTPEEVRKHVLSNLEIFSPDGGFVFNQEHNIMPDVPPENIIAMFNAVKEFNGDI; from the coding sequence ATGACTTCTAGAGAGAGAATATTAGCGGCAATAAACCATAAACAACCAGATAAAGTACCAGTAGATCTAGGAGCTACACCTAGCTCTAATATTTCTGCGATAGCATATAATAATCTGAAGAAGAAATTAGATATAAAAAAGGGTCATACAAGAGTATATGATGTTGTTCAACAAGTAATTATCCCAGAAGATGATATTATTGATAGATTCTCTGTAGATGTTGTTGACTTAGGCAGAGTCTACAATGAGAAAGATGAAGATTGGTATGATTATACACTAGCTGATGGTTCAACAGCACAATATCCTAAGTGGTTTCAACCTAAGAAAGAGGTTGATGGCAGTTATACAGCTTACCACTCAGATGGGACACTGATTGCAAAGATGCCTCAGGGAGCAACCTTTTTTGACCAGACCATCTTCCCATATATTGATGGATATCCAGATAATTATAAAGATATAGATAAGGCAATGGATAAGGTTCTATGGTCATATCTGGTTCATAGTCCTTGGGATCATGCTGGGCAACCTGATTTTTGGGAGAATCTAAGAAAAAAAGCAATAGATTTACGAAATTCTACTGACAAAGCCATAATGATAGTATGTGGATGTAATCTACTGGAATGGGGTACTTTCCTTAGACGTATTGATAATTTTCTCATGGATTGTTATATAGATCAAGTCAATGTTGAAAAACTATTGGATAAATTAATGGAAATACATCTTAATACACTAGAAAAAGTATGTGAGTCTGTTGGAGATATAGTGGATATATTGCGTTTTGGAGATGACTTGGGAATGGACAGTGGACCATTGATAGGACCAGACGTCTACAGAAAGTTGTTCAAACCTAGACATACCATGTTGTGTGAATATGTGCATAAACATAGTAATATGAAAACATTCTTGCATTCATGTGGGTCCATATATTCACTTCTTCCAGATTTGATTGAAGCTGGATATGATGTAATCAATCCAGTACAAACAACTGCTAATGGAATGGATCCTGCTATCCTCAAAAAAGAATTCGGAAAAGATATTACTTTTTGGGGTGGTGGCTGTAATACAAGATGGGTGCTTAATAGAGGAACACCAGAAGAAGTTAGAAAACATGTACTTAGCAATCTAGAGATATTTTCACCAGATGGGGGTTTTGTATTCAATCAAGAACATAATATAATGCCAGATGTGCCACCTGAAAATATCATTGCCATGTTTAACGCAGTCAAAGAATTCAATGGAGATATTTAA
- a CDS encoding sensor histidine kinase → MKFRAKIILSIISITVIISIVTSIIYYKKTAVAIENNYRSTISENITTKVLEFDDIMRKMYYTSVEASCDLELIGLIREQYGGKDRLLAMNILLNKYKMSSDNIDSIYVYLPKNNKVVKSQEYKAVIDIDETKDYQWLSKINDFEQNFSPIYIEDDVGSVNKFLFTYSKPIKDPDTNEIIGEIAFNMDERIVYFSCLDSINSSLNITTEIVNKDNVVVSSELLSKLGKEICLPSEASRHYQRIIAPFTGYSFVSDLNVEALTKDITDVRNYIIIAAVITMLISVCLALIMSNRLYVPVKNLKIAMRKLSEGDLTARATVSGNDEISILSSRFNNMANKMERLIDELVTEKLLKREAELEALQYQITPHFMYNTLNSIKCAAFLQEAYEIVDLLDAFIELLQSTISKKGAFITLEDELNLVSNYVLLQRFRYKDSFTVNYEIEPNVKELFVPRLILQPLVENSIYHGLDTKTDKNRIIIRATRTNDELILSVKDNGKGMTEIEKNNIFKRKKGKKEKFNCIGISNIKDRIKLYYGEYGSISYLSRIGEGTDVMIIIPATKVKEKYMIREDEKS, encoded by the coding sequence ATGAAATTTCGTGCAAAAATTATCCTTAGTATTATTTCTATTACAGTTATAATATCAATCGTGACTTCAATAATCTATTACAAGAAAACTGCTGTCGCTATAGAAAATAATTATAGAAGTACGATATCTGAGAATATCACTACCAAGGTTCTGGAATTTGATGATATAATGCGGAAAATGTATTATACGTCTGTAGAGGCAAGCTGTGATCTAGAATTGATAGGATTGATAAGGGAGCAATATGGAGGGAAAGATAGACTTCTAGCAATGAATATATTATTGAACAAATATAAAATGTCCAGTGATAATATTGATTCTATATATGTCTATTTACCAAAAAACAATAAAGTAGTCAAATCTCAAGAGTATAAAGCTGTTATAGATATTGATGAAACAAAAGACTACCAATGGTTAAGTAAGATCAATGATTTTGAACAAAATTTTAGTCCAATATATATTGAAGATGATGTTGGGTCTGTTAACAAATTTCTATTTACATATTCAAAGCCAATCAAAGATCCGGATACAAATGAAATAATAGGTGAAATTGCTTTTAATATGGATGAGCGAATCGTTTATTTTTCATGTCTTGATAGTATCAATAGTTCTCTTAATATTACCACAGAAATAGTTAATAAGGATAATGTTGTTGTATCCAGTGAATTATTATCAAAGCTGGGTAAAGAGATTTGTCTTCCTTCAGAAGCTAGTAGACATTATCAAAGGATTATTGCACCATTTACAGGGTATAGTTTTGTTAGTGATTTGAATGTAGAAGCTCTAACTAAAGATATCACAGATGTAAGGAATTATATAATTATAGCAGCAGTCATAACTATGCTTATTTCTGTTTGTTTGGCACTTATTATGTCAAATAGGTTATATGTTCCAGTTAAAAATCTAAAAATAGCTATGAGAAAACTTAGTGAGGGGGATTTAACAGCAAGAGCAACAGTAAGCGGTAATGATGAGATATCAATATTAAGCAGTAGATTCAATAATATGGCAAATAAGATGGAAAGACTAATCGATGAATTAGTGACTGAAAAATTGCTGAAAAGAGAGGCAGAACTTGAAGCTCTACAATATCAGATAACACCACATTTCATGTATAATACTCTCAATTCCATTAAATGTGCCGCTTTTTTGCAGGAAGCTTATGAGATAGTAGACCTGTTAGATGCTTTCATTGAATTATTGCAATCAACAATTAGTAAAAAAGGTGCTTTTATTACACTTGAAGACGAATTGAATCTTGTTAGTAATTATGTATTATTACAACGTTTCAGATACAAGGACAGCTTTACAGTTAACTACGAAATCGAACCTAATGTAAAGGAGCTGTTTGTTCCTAGGCTCATATTGCAACCGTTAGTGGAAAACAGTATTTATCATGGATTAGATACCAAGACGGATAAGAATAGAATTATTATAAGAGCAACTAGAACTAATGACGAATTAATACTTAGTGTAAAAGACAACGGAAAAGGTATGACTGAAATTGAAAAAAACAATATATTTAAGAGAAAAAAAGGCAAGAAAGAAAAATTTAACTGTATTGGCATTAGCAATATCAAGGATAGAATTAAGCTATATTATGGAGAATACGGTAGTATTTCCTACTTAAGCAGGATAGGTGAAGGAACAGATGTTATGATAATCATACCGGCAACTAAGGTAAAGGAGAAGTATATGATAAGAGAGGATGAAAAATCATAA
- a CDS encoding substrate-binding domain-containing protein — protein MILLLCGCNSNINHKNYSENNQDKYKIGVVLKAMDSEYCLSLKSGIEKAADELDVEVLIVHPQTEKDVRQQKILINDMLNSDVDAIVVVPCDSYYSEYMEIAKEKDIPVFSMDTDIYGEDEIYIGSNNLLIGKLAGEYMNDRLEGKGSVAILTGTLIQSPHIERLKGFKDYIELNTDIEIVYEKEAYCSFLDSVQKTKEILDKFPDIDGVFCTNATMTLGVMDRLEFLKLDEPISIIGVDTQTDSIRKIIDGKITGMVSQNGYEIANETVHTVVRYLNGEKIEKNIYIDSEFIRKDNAENYLKTNN, from the coding sequence ATGATACTATTATTATGTGGATGTAATTCTAATATAAATCATAAGAATTATTCAGAAAACAATCAAGACAAATACAAGATTGGTGTAGTATTGAAAGCTATGGACAGCGAATATTGTTTATCACTGAAATCTGGTATAGAAAAGGCGGCAGATGAATTGGATGTAGAGGTTTTGATTGTTCATCCCCAAACAGAAAAAGATGTGAGACAGCAAAAAATTCTAATAAATGATATGCTTAACAGCGATGTGGATGCAATAGTTGTTGTTCCTTGTGATTCATATTACTCAGAGTATATGGAGATTGCAAAAGAGAAGGATATACCTGTATTCTCAATGGATACAGATATCTACGGAGAAGATGAAATATATATTGGTTCCAATAACTTATTAATTGGTAAATTAGCGGGTGAGTATATGAATGATCGGTTAGAGGGTAAAGGTTCAGTTGCAATATTGACAGGTACATTGATACAATCACCTCATATAGAAAGACTTAAGGGTTTCAAAGATTATATTGAGTTAAATACAGATATAGAAATTGTCTATGAAAAAGAGGCTTATTGTAGTTTTTTGGATTCGGTACAAAAAACAAAAGAAATACTAGACAAATTTCCTGATATTGATGGTGTTTTCTGTACTAATGCAACTATGACACTGGGTGTCATGGATAGGCTGGAGTTCTTGAAGCTGGATGAGCCCATATCAATTATTGGTGTAGATACTCAAACCGATAGTATTCGTAAAATAATCGATGGTAAGATAACAGGTATGGTTTCACAAAATGGATATGAAATCGCCAATGAGACCGTACATACAGTTGTAAGATATCTCAACGGAGAAAAGATTGAAAAAAATATTTACATAGACAGTGAATTCATTAGGAAAGACAATGCTGAAAATTATTTGAAAACAAACAATTAG
- a CDS encoding response regulator transcription factor: protein MIRTLIVDDDYLVRMFLLAVTDWEKEGFMIVDDVQDGEQALEKVESLEPELIITDISMPVMDGISLIKEIRRREIQCKIIVLSCHDDFDYVKEALKQGADDYILKNAFNKKNIEDILGTLRKKVDEGRAEAKEKKKLLHLADLGSNELKKKFLHNVINNKYDYNQLKQKCMNNDIDLSLLKTAVLEIKILKTYEPNNKNDQQKQIIIFNDLIGMSQNIIDKSYKYEIIATKDYNYTIIVDATSISSNTILNEIASKFHEFIEEKYELSSVIGVSDICIGKESLKNAYNHAQRTLERSFYNKDKILYYEIINIVHKEKNFNRFYDDIKKLLITVDIEKIIQHSKEQIKYFEREYINSAVVIEWIKEMDNILHIDREHEIYEHITSIEQVKDMIDNFRKHIHYYPNIPTKITNITVAKAIEYMNNNYDKTISLTSVAEQLNVNSTYLSRIFKHETKMNFTDYLSSIRIDNAKCLLSSTNKKIKDIAKLCGFYDYRYFCKIFKKSVGHSPLCYRKYIE from the coding sequence ATGATTAGGACATTAATAGTGGATGATGATTATTTGGTTCGCATGTTCTTATTAGCGGTGACAGATTGGGAAAAAGAGGGTTTTATGATTGTGGATGATGTACAAGATGGAGAACAAGCATTGGAAAAGGTAGAAAGTCTTGAGCCAGAGTTAATCATAACGGATATCAGTATGCCTGTTATGGATGGTATTTCTCTTATTAAGGAGATTAGGAGAAGAGAAATTCAATGCAAGATTATAGTGTTAAGTTGTCACGATGATTTTGATTATGTAAAAGAGGCATTGAAACAAGGTGCAGATGATTATATATTAAAAAATGCTTTTAATAAAAAAAATATAGAAGATATACTTGGTACACTAAGGAAAAAAGTTGACGAAGGAAGAGCGGAAGCCAAGGAAAAAAAGAAATTATTGCATTTGGCTGATTTGGGAAGTAATGAACTAAAGAAAAAATTCCTGCATAATGTCATAAACAATAAATATGATTATAATCAATTGAAACAAAAATGTATGAATAATGATATTGATTTATCTCTACTTAAAACGGCTGTTCTAGAAATCAAGATATTAAAAACTTATGAACCCAATAACAAGAATGACCAGCAAAAACAGATTATTATATTTAATGATTTGATTGGTATGAGTCAAAACATAATAGATAAAAGCTATAAGTATGAAATAATAGCTACGAAAGACTATAATTACACAATAATTGTTGATGCCACATCAATATCAAGTAATACAATCTTAAATGAGATAGCGAGCAAGTTTCATGAATTTATAGAAGAAAAATATGAACTCTCATCAGTAATTGGTGTAAGTGATATTTGTATTGGGAAAGAAAGTCTTAAGAATGCCTATAATCATGCACAGAGAACTTTAGAAAGAAGTTTTTATAACAAAGACAAGATATTGTATTACGAAATAATCAATATAGTACATAAAGAAAAGAATTTCAATAGATTCTATGATGATATAAAAAAGCTATTGATAACAGTTGATATAGAAAAGATTATACAACATTCAAAAGAGCAGATAAAATATTTTGAGAGAGAATATATTAATTCAGCAGTTGTCATAGAATGGATTAAAGAGATGGATAATATACTTCATATTGATAGGGAACATGAGATATATGAACATATAACTTCTATAGAGCAGGTAAAAGATATGATAGATAATTTTCGAAAACATATCCATTATTATCCTAATATTCCCACCAAGATTACCAATATTACTGTAGCAAAAGCTATAGAATATATGAATAACAATTACGATAAGACCATTTCTCTTACAAGTGTAGCAGAGCAATTGAATGTTAATTCAACCTATTTGAGCAGGATTTTCAAACATGAGACCAAAATGAATTTTACAGATTATCTATCTTCCATTCGTATTGATAATGCGAAATGTCTATTAAGCAGTACTAATAAAAAAATCAAAGATATAGCTAAGCTATGCGGTTTCTATGATTATAGATATTTTTGTAAGATATTCAAAAAAAGTGTAGGTCATAGCCCATTGTGTTATAGAAAATATATTGAATGA
- a CDS encoding substrate-binding domain-containing protein, translated as MKRFLALLFTCILTGALFVGCGGKATTTDNSVDDGKGENEKIKIGLTMSSRDQFLSTLETAVKDAAKKQDNAEIIAFDAENDIQKQLSHISSFVSQDCGAIIVNLVNTDTTEEILKAAGDVPVVFVNRLPNQPILEESDNSSFVGSDEYEAGQLQAKYLTEYFKDKDDKEINYVLFMGTLGLQHTNARTKAVKETLEENGFTLVKQFEDTAEFDRAKAMAKMQQFIGTGKPFDVVIGNNDEMALGAIEALKSANRLEVPVVGIDATANALAAIEAEEMACSVFQDAGGQGSGAFDFAYKMAQGEKVDKYGWIPFKIVSLDNLADFK; from the coding sequence ATGAAGAGATTTTTGGCATTATTATTTACATGTATTTTAACAGGTGCGTTATTTGTTGGTTGTGGTGGGAAAGCAACTACTACAGATAATAGCGTAGATGACGGAAAAGGGGAAAATGAAAAGATTAAGATAGGGTTGACTATGTCATCTCGTGACCAATTCCTATCAACTTTGGAAACTGCTGTGAAAGATGCAGCAAAAAAACAAGATAATGCAGAGATAATAGCATTTGATGCAGAAAATGATATACAAAAACAATTATCACATATTAGCAGCTTTGTATCACAAGATTGTGGTGCAATCATTGTTAATTTAGTCAATACAGATACGACTGAGGAAATTTTGAAGGCAGCTGGAGATGTTCCTGTTGTATTTGTTAATAGATTGCCTAACCAACCTATTCTAGAAGAATCAGATAATTCTTCCTTTGTAGGTTCTGATGAATATGAAGCTGGTCAGTTACAAGCAAAATATCTAACTGAGTACTTCAAAGATAAAGATGATAAAGAAATCAATTATGTATTATTTATGGGTACACTGGGTTTACAACATACTAATGCACGTACAAAAGCTGTAAAAGAAACTCTAGAAGAAAATGGATTCACTTTAGTCAAACAGTTTGAAGATACAGCAGAATTCGACCGTGCGAAAGCTATGGCAAAGATGCAGCAATTCATTGGGACAGGTAAACCTTTTGATGTTGTCATCGGTAATAATGATGAAATGGCTCTAGGTGCTATAGAAGCATTAAAGTCAGCTAATAGATTAGAGGTTCCAGTTGTTGGGATAGATGCTACAGCTAATGCTCTTGCAGCTATAGAAGCTGAAGAAATGGCATGTTCCGTATTCCAAGATGCTGGAGGACAAGGTTCAGGAGCATTTGATTTTGCTTATAAAATGGCTCAAGGTGAAAAAGTAGATAAATATGGATGGATACCTTTCAAAATAGTTTCTCTTGATAACTTAGCAGATTTTAAATAG